From bacterium, a single genomic window includes:
- the rpsI gene encoding 30S ribosomal protein S9, with amino-acid sequence MAREGFYATGRRKEATARVWIFPNGKGRIIINGRKPMQYFCREDLIIHLIEPLRAVEMEGKFDIKAKVKGGGISGQAGAVRLGIARALVKANPEFRPILRKKGFLTRDPRMVERKKYGQPKARKRFQFSKR; translated from the coding sequence ATGGCTCGCGAAGGATTCTACGCTACAGGAAGAAGGAAAGAGGCAACAGCAAGAGTATGGATCTTCCCCAATGGGAAGGGGAGGATAATAATAAATGGCAGAAAGCCAATGCAATACTTCTGTCGAGAGGACCTTATTATTCATCTTATTGAGCCTCTTCGTGCTGTTGAGATGGAAGGCAAATTCGATATCAAAGCGAAAGTTAAAGGCGGCGGTATTTCTGGTCAGGCTGGTGCTGTAAGGCTTGGCATTGCGCGCGCTCTCGTTAAAGCCAACCCTGAGTTCAGACCGATTCTCAGAAAGAAGGGATTCCTGACGAGAGACCCTCGAATGGTCGAGCGTAAGAAGTACGGACAGCCCAAGGCAAGAAAGCGATTCCAGTTCTCAAAGCGTTGA
- the rplM gene encoding 50S ribosomal protein L13, with protein sequence MAKRAKIQRTPIPKLDPNERKWYVVDAKGKVLGRLAAQIARILRGKNKPYYTPHLDTGDFVIVINARHVRLTGNKLTKKEFRWYTGYPGGLRSIKYKDLLQRNPQKVIWHAVYGMLPHNRLGRKLIKKLKVYADENHPHQAQKPVPLEIEA encoded by the coding sequence ATGGCTAAGAGAGCAAAAATACAAAGGACACCTATACCAAAGCTCGACCCGAACGAGCGGAAATGGTATGTGGTCGATGCTAAAGGCAAAGTGCTCGGCAGATTAGCAGCACAGATAGCAAGAATACTAAGGGGCAAAAATAAACCTTATTACACCCCTCACCTCGATACAGGCGATTTCGTTATAGTTATTAATGCTCGACATGTGCGGCTTACTGGTAACAAACTTACAAAAAAAGAATTCAGATGGTACACCGGATATCCCGGAGGTTTGCGTTCGATAAAGTACAAGGACCTACTTCAGCGCAATCCGCAGAAAGTTATTTGGCACGCAGTATACGGAATGTTGCCACATAATAGATTGGGAAGAAAACTAATTAAGAAACTTAAAGTTTATGCGGATGAGAACCATCCGCATCAGGCACAAAAGCCAGTGCCACTCGAAATAGAAGCTTAA
- a CDS encoding V-type ATP synthase subunit D, whose product MAILPVSANRMNLMKLRRRITIAYRGHKLLKDKQDELMRNFLELIDQIRGLRERTEKMFVDSLRRFTLATGTIPRSELEGIFILPAIRVNLKIESSRLLNLRVPKFKVDFVGEPVSYSILNTPAELDSAISDLEESLKLLITLAETEKKMSLLAKEIDVTRRRVNALEYVLIPDLTDTIKYIRMKLEEFERSNLTRLMKVKEMLAAREGI is encoded by the coding sequence GTGGCTATACTGCCAGTAAGTGCGAATAGAATGAATTTGATGAAACTCAGGCGTAGGATAACGATAGCTTACAGAGGGCACAAATTGCTCAAGGATAAGCAGGATGAATTAATGCGCAACTTTCTTGAGCTTATAGACCAAATTCGAGGGCTGAGAGAGCGGACCGAAAAAATGTTCGTGGATTCCTTGCGAAGATTCACATTGGCTACAGGAACGATTCCCAGGAGTGAACTTGAGGGGATATTCATTTTGCCCGCTATTCGAGTTAATCTAAAAATAGAGAGTTCGAGACTTCTCAATCTTCGGGTGCCCAAGTTTAAAGTAGACTTTGTTGGCGAACCTGTTTCTTATTCGATTTTGAATACTCCTGCCGAACTTGATAGTGCTATATCCGACCTTGAGGAATCGCTTAAACTTTTGATAACACTGGCTGAAACTGAGAAAAAAATGAGCCTTTTAGCGAAAGAGATAGATGTGACGAGAAGGAGAGTTAACGCCCTGGAGTATGTTTTAATACCTGATCTAACTGATACCATAAAGTATATAAGAATGAAACTTGAGGAATTCGAGAGAAGTAACCTCACGCGTCTTATGAAGGTGAAGGAAATGTTGGCTGCAAGGGAAGGTATATAA